A stretch of DNA from Ranitomeya variabilis isolate aRanVar5 chromosome 1, aRanVar5.hap1, whole genome shotgun sequence:
TTGCAGCGTCTAATGTATTACTGCAGTTCAGCTCTTGCTATAATAGGAAAATCCAAAGTGTGGTCTGCTAATTAGAAAATGTGCATTACCATGAGAAGGTAGCATACTGCTAGATTTCGATCAGGGTAAATTAGGAAAATCCAGTTTGACCTGGTACATTTTGCCTCAGGGTGTAGAGGTTGACAAATTTTGCTTCTTAATGGCGAACATGATTGTGGGACTCTAAATTTTAAAATGAATGAGGTCATTTTATGGCCAAGAAAACAGAAGTAAAAGCCATAAACAGATTACCTTTATGGAGTACTGCCGATGTACACAGCCTTCGCCCCTCAACTGTGGCGAAAAaaactgtcctatatatatatatatatatatatatatatatatatatatatatatatatatatatacacacacacacaaaaaaaaagccttccttctcacccccaatgggagTGGTCTTTGCTGTCCTTTCTCactctcgggtcctctaccagaggcctggtagtttgagggttctgcgcaggatcttagttgttcccagccttgcgtttttctggacagagagctcagatgtttctACTggcatctgttgtagccattcttccaacttaggggtcacttgctccaagtgctcctatcaccactggaataacTGTTGCCTTgatcttccacatcttctccagttctcctttgatgcCCTGGTATTTcttcagcttctcatattccttctttctgatgttgctatcACTTGCCCTTGGCACTGGCACATCTATTATCATGCcacatatattattatatttatGTCTGCATTTAGAAAAAAACAATCCTGTGCTCCAATTTGCCTATAAACGAATCATCTATGAGTGTAGACATCCGGCTCTCCTTGAGTAAGTGATCTCTTTCTGCAtgcatgtatagggagagacctggccatcattgatagcaggcaagaagCAGCCACCGGTGGCCAGCCTTTTTGACTAGTCTATGCGGCTTAGTCCTTGGCAGCATAGACATTCGATGTCTGATACATGCTTCCCGTGGTTTAGGCAAATATCAgcagtcaggttccctttaagtagtttcTTGAGCTAGAGTAATTATGGAGCTGTAGTGTGCCCTTTTTATAGCAAGATTTGTATAATGGTTTAAAATAAGCAAAAGTTGGGATATAGTGTAAAATCCTGGAGCATTTTGTTTTTCCCATCGATACTTGACTAAGATGTTGAGAATACGATTCATTTTTCATCATAAGTAGCCATTTCACTGTAGGCAGAGGCTGACTGTAGCTTTCTTCAGTAGATCTATTAACGAACTCCAGAAAATCTCTGCCCAATGGTTGTTATAAGTAGTGAAATGCAGATAATGGGGTCATTTAATAGTTAAAGCTGTTCTATTTGGCAGGTGTGATTGGTTATTTTGGTATAGTATTTCATGTCTGACCATATATTTCAGCAATAAAGGCTGCGATTCACTTCAGACTGTAATTAGGGTTCACAAACTTCATGTGTTTTTCCCTGGGCACTTAGGTGATGTGGCATTCACCATGACAACGTCATTCGAATAAACAAATTAAAAGTATAATTGTGCCCTGAAGCTGGTAGAACCAGTATGTCAACCAACTGCTCAGGATCCAGATCAGCCACATACACTTTAGTGGAGGAATCCAGATCATGCAGATTAGAGATTCCCCAAGAAAGGCTAATTCCTGGGATGCAGAAGCAAAGTAGTCAAAACCGAAACTCCCAGAAGGATCATAAAATGGGCTTGGTAAATTGTGAGTCTTACGTAATATACTTCTAAATGGTCAACACTATTATTTTTTCAGGGCCAGGTGTCCTTGAGGGATCTTCTTCCTGgaggtctaaggctactttcacactagcgtagtacgacgcacgtcgcaatgcgatgttgcGACGTAtcaacgcatactgtggaagcaccgcacaacgggggcagcggatgctgtttttccacgcatccgctgccccattctgagctccggggaggagggggcggagttccggccgcgcatgcgcggtcggaaatgctgcacacgacgcaccaaaaaactttacatgcaacgttttttggtggcgacggtccgacgcaacacgacgcaatcgtcgcacgacggttgcgacgtgtggcaatgtgtcgcactgcgtcactaataaaagtctaaggagaaaaaacgcatcctgcaagcaattttgcaggatgcgttttttctgcaaaacgacgcatagcgacgtgcagtgcacgacgctagtgtgaaagaggcctaaagagcTCCAACTTCTGTGGGAGCCAAAATTAAAATTCAACTTGCGCTTTAGGGCCAGTACAGACGGCTGTAGATTCTCTCATTCAAGGGAATCGAGCAGATTAtggaaatcacactctgatcagagcttCCGCATAGCGTGATCCGATTGTCTCGGATTGACAAAAGAAAGAAATCGGACTGCACCCTGTTTTCCACAgaatcattgacttgcatggccgagaacTTGGACATACatcaaattttttacttttttttttttcttgtccacaGTTCCATAGACTATCATTGGTCCGAGGGCAGTCTTGTGAATATTTGCTGTCTCTGTGCGATCCgacatctgcacctgcccttagggtGGATACTGGGTTGAAATCCCAACTACAAGCCAGGAACAAGGCGGGCATGAAGTTATAGGTTGGTTAGATAGCAGTTGATGGATACCGATCATTATTATTAATGCTGTGTGACATATATAGAGCAGATTAAACATATTCTCCATACTATTCTAACAACCCTATTACCTCAATTATTCATGACTCATTGCAAAATGTATTGCATATGGACCGTGCCTATTCAGCATATATGAGACATCATTATTATTACGTGTTGGGGAGCTCCAACTATGTGCGTATTTACTCATGGAGGAAGCTTGTATACAATTTATTTTTTCCCAATGTTCCTGCCTTGTATGAAATGACATGAATATCCATTATAATAATGACCTACATTACAAACCTCAATCAGTGTCAATAAGAcagcaccaaggacaacatctgcaaggagtttgtatgttctccccgtgtttgcgtgggttcccctgggttctccggtttcctcccacactccaaagacctactgatagggaaagtagattgtgagcctcaatggagatagtgccgataatgtctgtaaaccaCTGTGGAGTAAGATGGTGCTATAAAAAAGAGTGAAataagtatattttttatttttaaaggcctaaaataaaatattTGATTTCGATAATCAATGTTTTGTTTTCCCATTCACGTCTGTGTATTAGTAACGATGAATCAAGCAGTATTTTTACTTCCTAACTGTTGGGTGAAGGGTTTCTCCTTGTGTTGTGCAAGTTGCTGCATGATAAGGAGTGTCTCTCATTTCCAGAGTAGCTGCTGtttcttcatatatatatattttttgtggttcTATTTTAGCCAAGTTTTGTTTCTTTTTACTAGTTTACTCTGGTAAGCAGAAAGCGAAAGAGATGATTTATTTTCAATGCTTTTATTTCTCTTCCTCAGTATCAGTGGCTCAGATATTAACATTTTGCTATTCTTCTTCCATAGGTTTCAGCAAGTACTGCATGACTTTGGCATAATGACAGCAGAGGATTCTCTTGCTATGATGAGTAACGATTCTACGAATATGACATCAAAGATCACAGAGGGAGTTGTCGGTGCCCCAAATGAAGCTGCTCTTTTTGCACTCATGGAACGTACAGGTTATGCAATGGTCCAAGAAAATGGACAGAGGAAATATGGAGGTCCACCACCAGGATGGGAAGGGCTTCATCCACCACGTGGCTGTGAAGTATTTGTGGGAAAAATACCCCGTGATGTATATGAGGATGAACTTGTTCCTGTCTTTGAAAGCGTAGGTAGAATCTATGAAATGCGTCTGATGATGGACTTTGATGGGAAAAACAGAGGCTATGCCTTTGTTATGTATACTCAAAAGCATGAGGCCAAGAGGGCAGTCAGAGAACTTAACAACTATGAAATAAGGCCCGGACGACTATTAGGTGTTTGCTGCAGTGTAGATAACTGTCGGCTTTTTATTGGGGGCATTCCGAAGATGAAGAAGAGAGAGGAGATCTTGGAAGAAATCTCGAAAGTTACAGAAGGGGTTTTAGATGTCATAGTCTATGCTAGTGCTGCTGACAAAATGAAAAATCGAGGCTTTGCATTCGTCGAATATGAAAGCCACAGAGCTGCTGCTATGGCAAGAAGAAAACTGATGCCTGGAAGAATCCAGCTATGGGGTCACCAGATTGCTGTGGATTGGGCAGAACCAGAGATTGATGTTGATGAAGACGTGATGGAGACTGTAAAAATTCTTTATGTAAGGAACCTGATGATCGAAACATCCGAGGATGCAATTAAAAAGATTTTTGGCCAGTACAATCCAGGATGTGTTGAACGCGTCAAGAAAATTCGCGATTATGCATTTGTGCATTTTACCAGTCGAGATGATGCCGTCCAGGCCATGAGAAACCTCAATGGGACAGAACTGGAAGGGTCTTGTATAGAAGTTACTTTAGCCAAACCTGTTGATAAGGAACAGTATACACGTTACCAGAAAGCTGCTAAAGGAGGCGCGCCGGCCACGGCTACCACCACTGAAGTTGCTCAGCCTAATTATGTTTACTCTTGTGACCCCTACACTCTAGCCTATTATGGATACCCATATAATGCTCTGATTGGTCCAAACAGAGACTACTTCGTCAAAGGTTGGTAACTGCATGCACTTATCTGAACAGAAGCTAAAATTATCTTTGTAGTATAGTTATTTTTACGTTTTTAACTGTACGTGTGAACCATATCCAACAAATTAGATGTTTATAGATTAAAGCAAATAAAGGTGTGACAGTTGTGAAACAAGTAATATATGATACCCACCTGACCAAATGGGAAGGGTGCTGTCTGACTGCTGGGGGATCCTTTAcaactaaaatatttttttttcggtTGCTTTCTCCTTATCCCCTCTGTTAAATGGTTGTGTTTCTGATTGTTGGAAAAGAATGGGGTATATTGTTGTCCATGCCTTATTTCAAGGGATTGGGGGAGGGCGACCTTTTACTGGGTCATTCCTCCCAGCAGTCAGTGTGCCTGACCAAATGGGGAGGGTCCTACCTGACTGCCAGGGCAATCTTTTACAACTAATATGGTCTTTTTGTCTCCTGCTCGTTATCACCTATGTTTCTGTGGGCACACTATGTGGTTGTTGGAATACTTTTTCCTCCCTCCAGAAGATGGTGGACTGGGACCGCTTGTTTAAGGCAGTCATTCCTTCACCCCCCTCCCCTCCAGCCAACTTGAACTATTAGGTTTATCCTTAGTTGTCCTCTGCGGTCTACTTTTTATGGATTGATCTCCTCCCTATTTAGCAACCATTAGTCCCACCCCTCAGCCTTCTTGTAGCTGGAAGCACATTGTCCCTCCCTCCCTATGTTTTGCTTTATCTATTTTGTTCAAAaatgttttatttgtttttttaactaAAGTCACAGTTGGCGCTATTTGAGAAAGTTATTTGTGGAAGAGCATTGAAGGCGGACATGCCTGCCGGTGGTCCGGCAGCCGGCATATCTCTTCATAGTTCAACGATTTGCGACAAAGGTTTATGTTTTTATGGTTTAAATGGAAATGTTTTAATAAATGCTGTGACCGACTCACATCCACCAAAGGGTGTATTGTTGTCTGGCTTATTTCAGGTGATCGGGACTGAGCGACCTTTGCCCGGGTGTTTTCACTCCTCCCAGCAGTCAGACTTGTGCCTAAAGGATAAAAATTAACAAATACTAATCACCTATCCAGAGGGAAGGTAATAAATGCATGATTGCTGAGGGTCCTAATGCTGCATCCCTCACTGATCTCAAGAACGAGGGTCCAGTGTCCCCCTTTTGTCTTTGGGTAGTGGTCACGCGTTCGTGCTAGCACTTCATTCTAAAGTCTATAGGATTGATGGAGACAATGGAGCAATGTGGACTAAGTGGCAGTACACGCGTGACCTCTACTCTACCCAAGCAGTCATAAACCTATTAGCTATATCCTATGGATAGGTGACCAATTATATTCATCGGCAAACCCTTTCATAGGTAGAAAATGTATGGTAAATGGTTTTTTAAATTTTAATACTAAGGTCAGGTCTACTTTATAGAATAACTAACTAAACTTTTatcttatttttccttttttataatTTTGTTCGGCATGGGAAGTTAAGAAACTTTGCTGATCAATTTTAGATTTCTTAATTCCTGGAAAAAACAAACTGCATACAAGTTTCATATAAACTCCTACTTTTCGCCCAGTGTGTTTGCCTAATTTCATTTGAATTGATATCAGAATGtgttcatttggagtacagatgatggcagtaatGTGTCAGCTGAGCATCTCATG
This window harbors:
- the RBM47 gene encoding RNA-binding protein 47 isoform X1, with protein sequence MFQQVLHDFGIMTAEDSLAMMSNDSTNMTSKITEGVVGAPNEAALFALMERTGYAMVQENGQRKYGGPPPGWEGLHPPRGCEVFVGKIPRDVYEDELVPVFESVGRIYEMRLMMDFDGKNRGYAFVMYTQKHEAKRAVRELNNYEIRPGRLLGVCCSVDNCRLFIGGIPKMKKREEILEEISKVTEGVLDVIVYASAADKMKNRGFAFVEYESHRAAAMARRKLMPGRIQLWGHQIAVDWAEPEIDVDEDVMETVKILYVRNLMIETSEDAIKKIFGQYNPGCVERVKKIRDYAFVHFTSRDDAVQAMRNLNGTELEGSCIEVTLAKPVDKEQYTRYQKAAKGGAPATATTTEVAQPNYVYSCDPYTLAYYGYPYNALIGPNRDYFVKAGSIRGRGRGAAGNRAPGPRGTYLGGYSAGRGIYSRYHEGKGKLQEKGFELVPNLELPAVNPVALKPGAVAIPTIGTQYSVFQAATAAKLIEEGKLHGMEHMLNPITVQADPASAVAAAVLPSVSTPPPFQGRPITPVYTMAPNVQRIPTAGIYGASYVPIAAPTTATLATLQKNAAAAAAVYGGYAGYIPQAFPAAAFQVPLHDLYQTY
- the RBM47 gene encoding RNA-binding protein 47 isoform X2; translated protein: MFQQVLHDFGIMTAEDSLAMMSNDSTNMTSKITEGVVGAPNEAALFALMERTGYAMVQENGQRKYGGPPPGWEGLHPPRGCEVFVGKIPRDVYEDELVPVFESVGRIYEMRLMMDFDGKNRGYAFVMYTQKHEAKRAVRELNNYEIRPGRLLGVCCSVDNCRLFIGGIPKMKKREEILEEISKVTEGVLDVIVYASAADKMKNRGFAFVEYESHRAAAMARRKLMPGRIQLWGHQIAVDWAEPEIDVDEDVMETVKILYVRNLMIETSEDAIKKIFGQYNPGCVERVKKIRDYAFVHFTSRDDAVQAMRNLNGTELEGSCIEVTLAKPVDKEQYTRYQKAAKGGAPATATTTEVAQPNYVYSCDPYTLAYYGYPYNALIGPNRDYFVKGSIRGRGRGAAGNRAPGPRGTYLGGYSAGRGIYSRYHEGKGKLQEKGFELVPNLELPAVNPVALKPGAVAIPTIGTQYSVFQAATAAKLIEEGKLHGMEHMLNPITVQADPASAVAAAVLPSVSTPPPFQGRPITPVYTMAPNVQRIPTAGIYGASYVPIAAPTTATLATLQKNAAAAAAVYGGYAGYIPQAFPAAAFQVPLHDLYQTY
- the RBM47 gene encoding RNA-binding protein 47 isoform X4 is translated as MTAEDSLAMMSNDSTNMTSKITEGVVGAPNEAALFALMERTGYAMVQENGQRKYGGPPPGWEGLHPPRGCEVFVGKIPRDVYEDELVPVFESVGRIYEMRLMMDFDGKNRGYAFVMYTQKHEAKRAVRELNNYEIRPGRLLGVCCSVDNCRLFIGGIPKMKKREEILEEISKVTEGVLDVIVYASAADKMKNRGFAFVEYESHRAAAMARRKLMPGRIQLWGHQIAVDWAEPEIDVDEDVMETVKILYVRNLMIETSEDAIKKIFGQYNPGCVERVKKIRDYAFVHFTSRDDAVQAMRNLNGTELEGSCIEVTLAKPVDKEQYTRYQKAAKGGAPATATTTEVAQPNYVYSCDPYTLAYYGYPYNALIGPNRDYFVKGSIRGRGRGAAGNRAPGPRGTYLGGYSAGRGIYSRYHEGKGKLQEKGFELVPNLELPAVNPVALKPGAVAIPTIGTQYSVFQAATAAKLIEEGKLHGMEHMLNPITVQADPASAVAAAVLPSVSTPPPFQGRPITPVYTMAPNVQRIPTAGIYGASYVPIAAPTTATLATLQKNAAAAAAVYGGYAGYIPQAFPAAAFQVPLHDLYQTY
- the RBM47 gene encoding RNA-binding protein 47 isoform X5, with the protein product MFQQVLHDFGIMTAEDSLAMMSNDSTNMTSKITEGVVGAPNEAALFALMERTGYAMVQENGQRKYGGPPPGWEGLHPPRGCEVFVGKIPRDVYEDELVPVFESVGRIYEMRLMMDFDGKNRGYAFVMYTQKHEAKRAVRELNNYEIRPGRLLGVCCSVDNCRLFIGGIPKMKKREEILEEISKVTEGVLDVIVYASAADKMKNRGFAFVEYESHRAAAMARRKLMPGRIQLWGHQIAVDWAEPEIDVDEDVMETVKILYVRNLMIETSEDAIKKIFGQYNPGCVERVKKIRDYAFVHFTSRDDAVQAMRNLNGTELEGSCIEVTLAKPVDKEQYTRYQKAAKGGAPATATTTEVAQPNYVYSCDPYTLAYYGYPYNALIGPNRDYFVKVAIPTIGTQYSVFQAATAAKLIEEGKLHGMEHMLNPITVQADPASAVAAAVLPSVSTPPPFQGRPITPVYTMAPNVQRIPTAGIYGASYVPIAAPTTATLATLQKNAAAAAAVYGGYAGYIPQAFPAAAFQVPLHDLYQTY
- the RBM47 gene encoding RNA-binding protein 47 isoform X3, yielding MTAEDSLAMMSNDSTNMTSKITEGVVGAPNEAALFALMERTGYAMVQENGQRKYGGPPPGWEGLHPPRGCEVFVGKIPRDVYEDELVPVFESVGRIYEMRLMMDFDGKNRGYAFVMYTQKHEAKRAVRELNNYEIRPGRLLGVCCSVDNCRLFIGGIPKMKKREEILEEISKVTEGVLDVIVYASAADKMKNRGFAFVEYESHRAAAMARRKLMPGRIQLWGHQIAVDWAEPEIDVDEDVMETVKILYVRNLMIETSEDAIKKIFGQYNPGCVERVKKIRDYAFVHFTSRDDAVQAMRNLNGTELEGSCIEVTLAKPVDKEQYTRYQKAAKGGAPATATTTEVAQPNYVYSCDPYTLAYYGYPYNALIGPNRDYFVKAGSIRGRGRGAAGNRAPGPRGTYLGGYSAGRGIYSRYHEGKGKLQEKGFELVPNLELPAVNPVALKPGAVAIPTIGTQYSVFQAATAAKLIEEGKLHGMEHMLNPITVQADPASAVAAAVLPSVSTPPPFQGRPITPVYTMAPNVQRIPTAGIYGASYVPIAAPTTATLATLQKNAAAAAAVYGGYAGYIPQAFPAAAFQVPLHDLYQTY
- the RBM47 gene encoding RNA-binding protein 47 isoform X6, encoding MTAEDSLAMMSNDSTNMTSKITEGVVGAPNEAALFALMERTGYAMVQENGQRKYGGPPPGWEGLHPPRGCEVFVGKIPRDVYEDELVPVFESVGRIYEMRLMMDFDGKNRGYAFVMYTQKHEAKRAVRELNNYEIRPGRLLGVCCSVDNCRLFIGGIPKMKKREEILEEISKVTEGVLDVIVYASAADKMKNRGFAFVEYESHRAAAMARRKLMPGRIQLWGHQIAVDWAEPEIDVDEDVMETVKILYVRNLMIETSEDAIKKIFGQYNPGCVERVKKIRDYAFVHFTSRDDAVQAMRNLNGTELEGSCIEVTLAKPVDKEQYTRYQKAAKGGAPATATTTEVAQPNYVYSCDPYTLAYYGYPYNALIGPNRDYFVKVAIPTIGTQYSVFQAATAAKLIEEGKLHGMEHMLNPITVQADPASAVAAAVLPSVSTPPPFQGRPITPVYTMAPNVQRIPTAGIYGASYVPIAAPTTATLATLQKNAAAAAAVYGGYAGYIPQAFPAAAFQVPLHDLYQTY